The Microlunatus antarcticus genome window below encodes:
- a CDS encoding RNA polymerase sigma factor, translated as MGQPGPLPAAAHTAAEEEHDLALWSQVRSADADALTALFDRHARAVYNFAFRRTASWSNAEDITQATFLTLWRRAAAGDLPELEHLTALPWLLGVADHEHRGIYRSLMRRRRLQVRLEGVHDHTSEDPAEAVTDRLDDERRMAAVRRAVSVLPTHQRIVVELVVWSHLTTKEAAAALGVAEGTVKSRLSRARTRLGLQLDQPEEER; from the coding sequence ATGGGTCAACCAGGGCCGCTGCCGGCCGCGGCGCACACCGCAGCCGAGGAAGAGCACGACCTCGCGCTCTGGTCGCAGGTCCGCTCGGCCGATGCCGACGCGCTGACGGCGCTGTTCGACCGCCACGCGCGAGCGGTCTACAACTTCGCCTTCCGCCGCACCGCGTCCTGGTCCAACGCCGAAGACATCACGCAGGCCACGTTCCTCACGCTCTGGCGACGGGCGGCGGCGGGTGATCTGCCCGAGCTGGAGCATCTGACCGCCCTGCCCTGGCTGTTGGGTGTGGCGGACCACGAGCACCGCGGGATCTACCGCAGCCTGATGCGGCGTCGACGCCTCCAGGTCAGGCTCGAAGGGGTCCACGACCACACCTCGGAGGACCCGGCGGAAGCGGTCACCGACCGGCTCGACGACGAGCGTCGGATGGCGGCCGTGCGGCGAGCGGTCAGCGTTCTTCCGACCCACCAGCGGATCGTGGTGGAGCTCGTCGTCTGGTCGCACCTGACCACGAAGGAGGCCGCTGCCGCGCTCGGGGTCGCCGAGGGCACGGTCAAGTCGAGGTTGTCGCGGGCAAGGACCCGGCTGGGGCTCCAGCTGGACCAACCGGAGGAGGAACGATGA